One part of the Salmo salar chromosome ssa10, Ssal_v3.1, whole genome shotgun sequence genome encodes these proteins:
- the LOC106560833 gene encoding hydroperoxide isomerase ALOXE3 has translation MPNCPTSMTHPPPQTKVTLTEDEILSILPDINSTCNLFSTLSLLSQPTADYVPLCQYREPVFSSGAPRRLVEKVQA, from the exons ATGCCCAACTGCCCAACCTCCATGACGCACCCCCCTCCCCAGACCAAAGTCACGCTGACCGAAGATGAGATTCTCTCCATCCTCCCGGACATAAACTCCACCTGCAACCTCTTCAGCACTCTGTCCCTACTGTCCCAGCCCACAGCAGACTAC gTGCCTCTGTGTCAGTATCGTGAGCCTGTGTTCAGCAGTGGCGCTCCTCGCAGGCTGGTGGAGAAGGTGCAGGCCTAG